The Trinickia acidisoli genome includes a window with the following:
- the ggt gene encoding gamma-glutamyltransferase, which translates to MAASRPAVEARNGMVVTSQHLASQVGIDILKMGGNAIDAAVAVGYAQAVVNPCCGNIGGGGFMTIHLADGRDTFINFRETAPAAATANMYLDAEGTVKKGASLFGYGAVGVPGTVMGMDMAERKYGRLTREQVMAPAIRLAREGFVLTRADTDILDTTVKRFKDDPEIARIFLRPDGTPLQPGDRLVQKNLANTLEAIAKHGPDAFYKGKIPQTIEAASKAGDGMITAADFANYRATEMTPVTCDYHGYTFISAPPPSSGGTTMCEILNTLEGYDLKGFGWHSATAVHYMAEAMRHAYADRNTKLGDPAFVKNPLDQLLSKSYAAQIRASISADKATPSMQLADAASLPEKKETTHYSIVDKQGNAVSTTYTINGRFGAVVMAPGTGFFLNDEMDDFTSKVGAQNMFGLVQGPNNAIAPGKRPLSSMAPTIVTKDGKVFLVIGSPGGSRIITTTLETAIDIIDYGMEPQEAVDAARIHEQWLPDVVYYEPYGLSADTLKMLTGMGYKMVQQTPWGAAELVEVGLPGVAMDDSQSSGNDSSVSGKVRVGYFYGANDERRPAGEALGY; encoded by the coding sequence ATGGCGGCCTCGCGTCCCGCCGTCGAAGCGCGCAACGGCATGGTCGTAACGTCGCAGCATCTCGCCTCGCAAGTGGGCATCGACATTCTGAAAATGGGCGGCAACGCGATCGACGCGGCCGTGGCCGTCGGCTATGCGCAGGCGGTCGTCAACCCGTGCTGCGGCAACATCGGCGGCGGCGGCTTCATGACGATCCACCTCGCCGATGGCCGTGATACGTTCATCAATTTTCGCGAGACGGCGCCCGCCGCGGCCACCGCGAACATGTATCTCGATGCCGAAGGCACCGTGAAGAAAGGCGCGAGCCTATTCGGCTACGGCGCCGTGGGCGTGCCGGGCACGGTGATGGGAATGGACATGGCCGAGCGCAAGTACGGACGCCTCACGCGCGAGCAGGTGATGGCGCCGGCGATCCGTCTCGCCCGCGAAGGCTTCGTGCTCACGCGTGCCGATACCGACATTCTCGACACCACCGTCAAGCGCTTCAAGGACGATCCCGAGATCGCTCGCATCTTCCTGCGCCCGGACGGCACGCCGCTGCAACCCGGCGATCGGCTCGTGCAAAAGAATTTGGCCAATACGCTCGAAGCGATCGCGAAGCACGGCCCCGACGCATTCTACAAGGGCAAGATTCCGCAGACGATCGAAGCGGCATCGAAGGCGGGCGACGGCATGATCACTGCGGCGGACTTCGCGAACTATCGCGCCACCGAGATGACGCCCGTCACCTGCGACTATCACGGCTACACGTTCATCTCGGCCCCGCCGCCGAGCTCGGGCGGCACGACGATGTGCGAAATTCTGAACACGCTCGAAGGCTATGACCTCAAAGGCTTTGGCTGGCATTCGGCCACGGCCGTGCACTATATGGCCGAGGCGATGCGCCACGCGTACGCCGATCGCAACACGAAGCTCGGCGATCCCGCGTTCGTGAAGAATCCGCTCGATCAGTTGCTCAGCAAGTCGTACGCGGCGCAGATTCGCGCCTCGATCAGCGCGGATAAAGCGACGCCGTCGATGCAACTGGCCGACGCCGCGTCGCTGCCGGAGAAGAAAGAGACGACGCATTACTCGATCGTCGACAAGCAAGGCAACGCCGTCTCGACCACCTATACGATCAACGGCCGCTTCGGCGCCGTCGTGATGGCGCCGGGCACGGGCTTCTTCCTCAACGACGAAATGGACGACTTCACGTCGAAGGTCGGCGCGCAAAACATGTTCGGGCTCGTGCAAGGTCCGAACAATGCGATTGCCCCGGGCAAACGTCCGCTCTCGTCGATGGCGCCGACGATCGTGACGAAGGACGGCAAGGTGTTCCTCGTGATCGGCTCGCCGGGGGGCTCGCGCATCATTACGACGACGCTCGAAACGGCGATCGACATCATCGATTACGGCATGGAGCCGCAAGAGGCCGTCGATGCCGCGCGTATTCACGAGCAATGGCTGCCTGACGTCGTCTACTACGAGCCTTACGGGTTGTCCGCCGATACGCTGAAAATGCTGACCGGCATGGGCTACAAGATGGTTCAGCAAACGCCTTGGGGCGCCGCCGAGCTGGTCGAAGTCGGATTGCCGGGCGTCGCCATGGATGATTCGCAGAGTTCGGGGAACGATTCGTCGGTGTCGGGCAAGGTGCGCGTGGGGTACTTCTACGGCGCGAACGACGAGCGGCGTCCGGCGGGTGAAGCGTTGGGTTATTGA
- a CDS encoding HigA family addiction module antitoxin, producing the protein MVREVPLATPGEILALEWLEPMGISQYALAKAIGVPARRINEIIKHGRAITADTAVRLGAFFSVDPQNWMNLQTHYDTEMAKERIGAEKIAEIRLHAIAA; encoded by the coding sequence ATGGTTCGGGAAGTTCCGCTGGCGACGCCTGGCGAGATCCTCGCACTCGAGTGGCTTGAGCCGATGGGCATTTCGCAATATGCCCTCGCCAAAGCGATCGGCGTGCCGGCGCGTCGCATCAACGAGATCATCAAGCACGGACGCGCCATTACGGCCGATACGGCTGTTCGGCTGGGTGCCTTCTTCTCTGTTGATCCGCAAAATTGGATGAACCTTCAGACACACTACGACACCGAGATGGCGAAAGAGCGGATCGGTGCGGAGAAGATTGCGGAGATCAGACTGCATGCTATCGCTGCCTGA
- a CDS encoding LrgB family protein, whose protein sequence is MSVSSVLSWPVTAARPQWVAAACFVLTIAFYAAGKRLYARFKQPWLTPLVVVPAMLAVVVLAMHIPYSVYFADTRWLMWLLGPATVAFAVPIYEYRDLMRRHWISLAAGVTVGIVVAVSGSFALAKLLHLAPDVARSLMTRSVSTPFALAVSDQIHAPKQLTALFVIATGVCGMLLGELVLVFLPLRSRLARGVMFGAAAHGVGTAKARELGSEEGVIASLTMMIAGIVMVLLAPLLAATLG, encoded by the coding sequence ATGTCGGTTTCATCGGTTCTGTCCTGGCCCGTTACCGCGGCGCGGCCGCAATGGGTGGCCGCCGCATGCTTCGTACTGACGATCGCGTTCTACGCGGCGGGCAAGCGTTTGTATGCACGCTTCAAGCAGCCCTGGCTCACGCCGCTCGTGGTCGTGCCCGCGATGCTGGCCGTCGTGGTGCTCGCCATGCACATTCCGTATTCGGTCTACTTCGCCGATACGCGCTGGCTGATGTGGCTGCTGGGCCCGGCCACCGTCGCGTTTGCGGTGCCGATCTACGAATACCGCGACTTGATGCGGCGCCATTGGATTTCGCTGGCAGCCGGCGTCACGGTCGGGATCGTCGTGGCCGTCAGCGGCTCGTTCGCGCTCGCGAAGCTCTTGCACCTCGCCCCCGACGTTGCGCGCAGCCTGATGACCCGCTCGGTATCGACGCCGTTCGCGCTTGCCGTGTCGGATCAGATCCATGCGCCCAAGCAACTGACCGCGCTGTTCGTGATTGCGACGGGCGTGTGCGGCATGCTGCTCGGCGAACTCGTGCTGGTGTTTCTGCCGTTGCGTAGCCGGCTCGCGCGCGGGGTCATGTTCGGCGCCGCCGCGCATGGCGTGGGGACGGCGAAGGCGCGCGAGCTCGGCAGCGAGGAAGGCGTCATCGCGAGCCTGACGATGATGATCGCCGGGATCGTCATGGTGTTGCTGGCCCCGTTGCTCGCCGCGACGCTCGGCTAG
- a CDS encoding CidA/LrgA family protein → MSTKSIERLGGVARIVAQSAFLAVVWFAADFASRHLDLPVPGSVIGLAALLVLLLTGGVAPQWVKAGADWLLSDLLLFFVPAAVAAVQYGGLFKADGWRLALVVVCGTLTVLVAVAFTVDQAVRLERLLATRRARAVRVASVG, encoded by the coding sequence ATGAGCACGAAGTCGATCGAACGTCTGGGCGGTGTGGCCCGTATCGTGGCGCAGAGCGCGTTTTTGGCGGTGGTCTGGTTTGCCGCCGATTTCGCGTCGCGGCACCTGGATCTGCCGGTGCCCGGCAGCGTGATCGGTCTCGCGGCACTGCTCGTGCTGCTGTTGACGGGCGGCGTCGCGCCGCAGTGGGTCAAAGCCGGGGCCGACTGGCTGCTCTCCGATTTGCTGCTGTTTTTCGTGCCGGCGGCCGTCGCCGCCGTCCAATACGGCGGATTGTTCAAGGCCGACGGGTGGCGTCTCGCGCTCGTCGTCGTCTGCGGGACGCTGACGGTCTTGGTGGCGGTCGCATTCACGGTCGATCAGGCGGTGCGGCTCGAACGCTTGCTCGCTACGCGCCGCGCGCGAGCGGTACGCGTCGCGTCGGTGGGATGA
- a CDS encoding phage holin family protein, with protein MTVLLTWVINALALLIITYLVPSIHVRSFGTALIVALVLGLINAVIRPVLIILTLPVTIVTLGVFILVVNALCFWLAASLLKGFEVSGFWSAFFGSILYSIVSWLLSALIFGNRSLG; from the coding sequence ATGACCGTACTGCTGACCTGGGTGATCAACGCGCTCGCGCTCTTGATCATCACGTACCTCGTGCCGTCGATTCACGTTCGCAGCTTCGGCACGGCGCTCATCGTCGCGCTCGTGCTCGGGCTCATCAACGCCGTGATCCGGCCCGTGCTGATCATACTGACGCTGCCTGTCACGATCGTCACGCTCGGGGTGTTCATCCTCGTCGTCAATGCCCTGTGCTTCTGGCTTGCGGCGTCGCTGCTGAAGGGGTTCGAGGTATCGGGATTTTGGTCGGCATTCTTCGGCTCGATCTTGTACAGCATCGTGTCGTGGCTGCTGTCGGCGCTGATCTTCGGCAATCGCAGCCTCGGCTGA
- a CDS encoding MurR/RpiR family transcriptional regulator: MAGPSVRTLLKQREETLTVSERRVVAVLLANYPSAALTSISQLAGEAGVSDPTVHRLVLKLGFEGYPEFQRALLAEVDARMNSPLSRLESSADERHAEDMQQTMLGSLTLAIGKTAEQASREDFERAVSLLADSRRTVLCCGGRASTFLASWLAVLLSQMRPNARHVEPSLERGSEALADLVQGDVLVVYDYRRYQDSVVQFAREAHALGAHVVLLTDEWRSPIASFADAVLVSLVQSASPFDTKVPAVAQTESIVAALVQRLPIEAKARLKRIEALRAGRVANDA; this comes from the coding sequence GTGGCAGGCCCTTCCGTGCGGACGCTGCTCAAGCAGCGCGAAGAAACCTTGACCGTGTCGGAGCGGCGCGTGGTCGCCGTTCTGCTCGCCAACTACCCCAGCGCGGCGCTGACGTCGATCTCGCAGCTTGCCGGGGAAGCGGGCGTCAGCGATCCGACGGTCCATCGGCTCGTCTTGAAGCTCGGCTTCGAAGGCTATCCCGAGTTTCAGCGGGCGCTGCTCGCCGAGGTCGATGCGCGAATGAATTCGCCGCTGTCGAGACTCGAATCGTCGGCCGACGAGCGCCATGCCGAAGACATGCAGCAGACGATGCTCGGCTCGCTGACGCTCGCCATCGGCAAGACCGCGGAGCAAGCCTCACGCGAGGACTTCGAGCGGGCCGTCTCGCTGCTCGCCGATTCTCGGCGCACGGTGCTCTGCTGCGGCGGCCGCGCAAGCACGTTCCTCGCGTCGTGGCTGGCCGTGCTGCTTTCGCAGATGCGTCCGAACGCTCGGCACGTCGAGCCGTCGCTCGAGCGCGGGTCCGAAGCGCTCGCCGATCTCGTGCAGGGCGACGTGCTCGTCGTCTACGACTATCGCCGCTATCAGGACAGCGTCGTTCAGTTCGCGCGCGAAGCCCATGCGCTCGGTGCGCACGTCGTGCTGCTGACCGACGAGTGGCGCTCGCCGATCGCGAGCTTTGCCGACGCCGTACTCGTCTCGCTCGTGCAAAGCGCGTCGCCGTTCGACACGAAAGTGCCGGCCGTCGCGCAAACCGAATCGATCGTCGCGGCGCTCGTGCAGCGGCTGCCGATCGAGGCGAAAGCGAGATTGAAGCGCATCGAAGCACTCAGAGCCGGGCGCGTTGCCAACGACGCGTAA
- the metF gene encoding methylenetetrahydrofolate reductase [NAD(P)H] has translation MNPIEISFEFFPPKTPEGVEKLRATRAQLALLRPKFVSVTFGAGGSTQQGTLDTVLDMAKDGLEAAPHLSCIGSSRDSLRAILERYRSHGIRHIVALRGDLPSGMGAVGELRYASELVAFIRAEYGDWFHIEVAAYPEYHPQARSPRHDVENFARKVKAGADAAITQYFYNADAYFRFLDDARKLGVDVPIVPGIMPITNYSQLMRFSEMCGAEVPRWVAKRLESFGDDKEAIRAFGLDVVAQLCERLVKEGAPGLHFYTLNAATATKAICERLGYGRGG, from the coding sequence ATGAATCCCATCGAAATCTCGTTCGAATTTTTTCCGCCGAAGACGCCCGAAGGCGTCGAGAAGCTGCGCGCGACGCGCGCGCAATTGGCGCTGCTTCGGCCCAAGTTCGTCTCAGTGACCTTCGGCGCGGGCGGCTCGACGCAGCAAGGTACGCTCGACACCGTGCTCGACATGGCCAAGGACGGGCTCGAAGCGGCCCCTCATTTGTCGTGTATCGGCTCGTCGAGAGACAGCCTGCGTGCGATCCTCGAGCGTTACCGTTCGCACGGTATTCGCCATATCGTCGCGTTGCGCGGCGATTTGCCCTCGGGCATGGGCGCAGTCGGCGAACTGCGCTATGCATCGGAACTCGTCGCGTTCATTCGCGCCGAGTACGGCGATTGGTTCCATATCGAAGTGGCGGCCTACCCGGAGTATCACCCGCAGGCGCGCTCGCCGCGACACGATGTCGAGAATTTCGCGCGCAAAGTGAAAGCCGGCGCGGACGCTGCAATCACGCAGTACTTCTATAACGCCGACGCGTATTTCCGTTTCCTCGACGATGCGCGCAAGCTCGGCGTCGACGTACCGATCGTGCCCGGCATCATGCCGATCACGAACTACTCGCAACTGATGCGATTCTCGGAGATGTGCGGGGCCGAAGTGCCGCGCTGGGTGGCCAAGCGGCTCGAAAGCTTCGGCGATGATAAAGAAGCGATTCGTGCGTTCGGTCTCGACGTCGTCGCGCAATTGTGCGAGCGGCTCGTCAAGGAAGGCGCGCCGGGGCTGCATTTCTATACGCTCAATGCGGCCACGGCGACGAAGGCGATCTGCGAACGGCTGGGGTACGGGCGGGGTGGGTAG
- the ahcY gene encoding adenosylhomocysteinase codes for MNAAVIDSKQNQDFVVADLSLAGWGRKELTIAETEMPGLMQIREEYKAAQPLKGARIAGSLHMTIQTGVLIETLEALGADVRWASCNIFSTQDHAAAAIAKTGTPVFAFKGESLDEYWEFSHRIFEWPNGEFANMILDDGGDATLLLILGSKAEKDRSVIAKPTNEEEVALFKSIERHLAIDPAWYSKRLVNIKGVTEETTTGVHRLYQMEKDGRLPFPAINVNDSVTKSKFDNLYGCRESLVDGIKRATDVMIAGKVAVVAGYGDVGKGCAQSLRGLGATVWVTEIDPICALQAAMEGYRVVTMDYAADKADIFVTATGNYHVIGHDHMKAMRHNAIVCNIGHFDSEIDVASTRQYTWENIKPQVDHIIFPDGKRVILLAEGRLVNLGCATGHPSFVMSNSFANQTLAQIELFTRGGQYEQKVYVLPKHLDEKVARLHLARIGAHLTELSDAQAGYIGVEKNGPFKPNHYRY; via the coding sequence ATGAACGCCGCAGTTATCGATTCGAAACAGAACCAAGATTTCGTCGTTGCCGACCTGTCGCTCGCAGGCTGGGGCCGCAAGGAATTGACGATCGCCGAGACCGAAATGCCCGGTCTCATGCAAATCCGCGAAGAGTACAAGGCCGCGCAGCCGCTCAAGGGCGCGCGCATCGCCGGCTCGCTGCACATGACGATCCAAACGGGCGTGCTGATCGAGACGCTCGAGGCGCTCGGCGCCGACGTGCGCTGGGCATCGTGCAACATCTTCTCGACGCAAGACCACGCCGCGGCGGCCATCGCCAAGACGGGCACGCCGGTGTTCGCGTTCAAGGGCGAATCGCTCGACGAGTACTGGGAGTTCTCGCACCGCATCTTCGAATGGCCGAACGGCGAGTTCGCGAACATGATCCTCGACGACGGCGGCGACGCGACGCTGCTGCTGATTCTCGGCTCGAAGGCGGAGAAGGACCGTTCGGTCATCGCCAAGCCGACGAACGAAGAGGAAGTCGCGTTGTTCAAATCGATCGAGCGCCACCTCGCGATCGATCCGGCTTGGTACTCGAAGCGCCTTGTGAACATCAAGGGCGTGACGGAAGAAACGACGACGGGCGTGCACCGCCTCTATCAGATGGAAAAGGACGGCCGCCTGCCGTTCCCGGCCATCAACGTCAACGATTCCGTCACGAAGTCGAAGTTCGACAACCTCTACGGCTGCCGCGAATCGCTCGTCGATGGCATCAAGCGCGCGACCGACGTCATGATCGCCGGCAAGGTTGCCGTCGTTGCCGGCTATGGCGACGTGGGCAAGGGGTGCGCGCAGTCGCTGCGCGGGCTCGGCGCGACGGTGTGGGTGACCGAAATCGATCCGATCTGCGCGCTGCAGGCCGCGATGGAAGGCTACCGCGTCGTCACGATGGACTACGCGGCCGATAAGGCCGACATCTTCGTCACGGCCACGGGCAATTATCATGTGATCGGCCACGATCACATGAAGGCGATGCGTCACAACGCGATCGTCTGCAACATCGGCCACTTCGATTCCGAAATCGACGTTGCTTCGACGCGCCAATACACGTGGGAAAACATCAAGCCGCAGGTCGATCACATCATCTTCCCGGACGGCAAGCGCGTCATCCTGTTGGCTGAAGGCCGTCTCGTGAACCTCGGCTGCGCGACGGGCCATCCGTCGTTCGTGATGTCGAATTCGTTCGCCAACCAGACGCTCGCGCAAATCGAGCTGTTTACGCGCGGCGGCCAGTACGAACAGAAGGTCTACGTGCTGCCGAAGCATCTCGACGAAAAGGTCGCGCGGCTGCACCTCGCGCGCATCGGCGCTCATTTGACCGAGCTGTCGGACGCGCAAGCCGGCTATATCGGCGTCGAGAAGAACGGCCCTTTCAAGCCGAATCACTATCGCTATTGA